From Frateuria aurantia DSM 6220, one genomic window encodes:
- a CDS encoding type II secretion system protein N, whose translation MAGFGAGCGTLGVCGRGGGAMERCVLNVVRYLMVWGLVISLMLLLMVAFLPASWALGWYGERLPGLRLQQVSGTVWKGQAGQVLTRAGFPLGGLRWQLSPSILLGRADLHWQLNGPRITASGQLQREADARLVIDHVRLRSTPAALAQWFGLPVMPVAGQWYLDISHAVVWHGWPMTLEAQLAWRDAGVTASGQKLALGNLLLHARSQQGVMTAELEDDGGGPLHVHGQGRLHPLGWSFQVDAAAGAHQPALAAWLAGFGVPDEHGMVDIRRSGGMLDNLQ comes from the coding sequence ATGGCGGGTTTCGGGGCCGGCTGCGGTACATTGGGCGTCTGCGGCCGGGGTGGCGGCGCGATGGAGCGGTGCGTATTGAACGTGGTTCGTTATCTGATGGTATGGGGCCTGGTGATCAGCCTGATGCTGCTGCTGATGGTGGCTTTTCTGCCCGCCAGCTGGGCCTTGGGCTGGTATGGCGAGCGCTTGCCGGGGCTGCGGTTGCAGCAGGTCAGCGGCACCGTGTGGAAAGGGCAGGCCGGACAGGTGCTCACGCGTGCCGGATTCCCCTTGGGCGGTCTGCGCTGGCAGCTGTCACCGTCCATTCTGCTGGGCCGCGCGGATCTGCACTGGCAGTTGAACGGTCCCCGGATCACGGCTTCCGGGCAATTGCAGCGTGAAGCCGATGCGCGGCTGGTGATCGATCATGTCCGGTTGCGCAGCACGCCCGCGGCACTGGCCCAATGGTTCGGGCTGCCGGTCATGCCGGTGGCCGGTCAATGGTATCTGGATATATCCCATGCGGTGGTGTGGCATGGCTGGCCGATGACACTGGAGGCGCAGCTGGCCTGGCGCGATGCCGGCGTGACGGCATCGGGTCAGAAGCTGGCGCTGGGCAATCTTCTGCTGCATGCCCGCAGCCAGCAGGGGGTGATGACGGCCGAGCTGGAGGATGATGGCGGCGGGCCGCTGCATGTTCATGGCCAGGGGCGGCTCCATCCGCTGGGCTGGAGCTTCCAGGTCGATGCCGCCGCGGGGGCGCATCAGCCGGCGCTGGCGGCCTGGCTGGCCGGCTTCGGCGTGCCCGACGAGCATGGTATGGTGGATATCCGCCGCAGCGGTGGCATGTTGGACAATCTGCAATGA